The proteins below are encoded in one region of Xenopus laevis strain J_2021 chromosome 8L, Xenopus_laevis_v10.1, whole genome shotgun sequence:
- the LOC108699348 gene encoding cathepsin K — MLALSLLLLVLPLVMADVYYNGTLDSEWEIWKTTYHKQYNNKMHEFMRRVIWEKNFQTIRAHNLEYAQGLHAYKLAMNKFGDMASEELVTKMMGVKVHTGIGTTHIPWDKNEESHTIPDSIDYRQKGYVTSVKDQGACHSDWALSSVGALEGQLMKTTGKLVELSPQNLIDCVEDNDGCDGGKMTTAFEYVKINKGIDSEEAYPYAEQEQKCMYNVSSKAAEIKDFKEVQKGNEKALMEAVGSVGPVSVRISAVSFNFFFYDKGIYYEEDCDPDVLNLAVLIVGYGVDIEGKYWIVKNCWGEDWGEKGYILMAKDEGNHCGIANMASYPIM; from the exons ATGCTGGCTTTGTCCCTCCTGCTCTTGGTTCTTCCTTTAGTAATGGCAGATGTGTATTATAATGGCACTCTGGATTCTGAATGGGAGATCTGGAAGACGACTTACCACAAGCAATATAACAATAAG ATGCATGAATTTATGAGACGTGTCATCTGGGAGAAAAATTTCCAAACAATCAGGGCACATAATCTAGAATATGCTCAGGGGCTTCACGCCTATAAACTTGCCATGAATAAATTTGGAGATATG GCCAGTGAGGAGCTTGTAACAAAGATGATGGGAGTGAAGGTCCATACAGGAATTGGGACCACACACATCCCATGGGATAAGAACGAGGAATCTCATACTATCCCTGACTCTATCGACTACAGACAAAAAGGTTATGTCACCTCGGTCAAAGACCAG GGTGCCTGCCATTCTGACTGGGCTTTAAGTTCAGTTGGGGCTTTGGAAGGACAGTTGATGAAGACAACTGGAAAACTGGTGGAACTCAGCCCTCAAAACCTGATTGATTGTGTTGAAGACAATGATGGATGTGATGGAGGCAAAATGACCACTGCTTTTGagtatgttaagataaacaaagggaTAGACTCAGAGGAAGCTTATCCTTATGCAGAACAG GAACAgaaatgtatgtataatgtatcCAGCAAAGCAGCCGAGattaaagatttcaaagaagTCCAAAAGGGCAACGAAAAAGCATTGATGGAAGCAGTGGGATCAGTAGGGCCAGTCTCTGTGCGTATTAGTGCCGTCTCTTTCAACTTTTTCTTCTACGATAAAG GTATTTACTATGAAGAGGATTGCGACCCTGACGTTTTGAATCTAGCTGTTCTTATTGTGGGCTATGGAGTTGACATAGAGGGAAAATACTGGATTGTTAAGAATTG CTGGGGAGAAGATTGGGGAGAGAAAGGTTACATTCTAATGGCCAAAGATGAGGGAAATCACTGTGGCATTGCAAATATGGCCAGTTATCCAATCATGTGA
- the LOC108699349 gene encoding cathepsin K, producing MLPLSLLLLALPLVMADVYYNDTLDSEWEIWKTTYHKQYNDKMQELMRRLIWEKNLQTIKSHNLEYAQGLHTYELGTNKFGDMTNEEIVKMMTGWKVHNKIGPTHITSDENEESADIPDSIDYREKGYVTPVREQGMCQSDWALSSVGALEGQLMKKTGKLVELSPQNLVDCVEDNAGCGGGKINAAFQYVKKNNGIDSEKAYPYVGKDQNCTYNSSGKAAEIKDFKEVRKGSEKALQEAVGSVGPVSARIDASLITFAFYEKGIYLDKNCDNESLNLAVLVVGYGVEKKGKYWIIKNWMGDDWGEKGYMLMARDKDNICGIASDASYPIM from the exons ATgctgcctttgtccctcctgctCTTGGCTCTTCCTTTAGTAATGGCAGATGTGTATTATAATGACACTCTGGATTCTGAATGGGAGATCTGGAAGACGACTTACCACAAGCAATACAACGATAAG ATGCAGGAACTTATGAGACGTCTCATCTGGGAGAAAAATCTTCAAACAATCAAGTCACATAATCTAGAGTACGCTCAGGGGCTGCACACCTACGAACTGGGCACGAATAAATTTGGAGATATG ACCAATGAGGAGATTGTGAAGATGATGACAGGCTGGAAAGTCCATAACAAAATTGGGCCAACTCACATCACATCAGATGAAAACGAGGAATCTGCTGATATCCCTGACTCTattgattacagagaaaagggttaTGTCACCCCAGTCAGAGAGCAG GGTATGTGCCAATCTGACTGGGCTTTAAGCTCAGTTGGGGCTTTGGAAGGACAACTgatgaaaaaaactggaaaactggtGGAACTCAGCCCTCAAAACCTGGTTGACTGTGTTGAAGACAATGCTGGATGTGGAGGAGGAAAAATCAATGCTGCTTTTCAGTATGTTAAGAAAAACAATGGGATAGACTCAGAGAAAGCTTATCCATATGTTGGAAAG gaccAGAACTGTACATACAATTCGTCCGGCAAAGCAGCCGAGATTAAAGACTTCAAAGAAGTCCGAAAGGGCAGCGAAAAAGCATTGCAGGAAGCAGTGGGATCTGTAGGGCCAGTCTCTGCACGCATTGATGCCAGCCTCATCACGTTTGCATTTTATGAAAAAG GTATTTACCTTGACAAAAATTGCGATAATGAAAGTTTAAACCTAGCTGTTCTTGTTGTCGGGTATGGAGTGGAAAAGAAGGGAAAATACTGGATTATTAAGAACTG gatgggAGATGATTGGGGTGAGAAAGGCTACATGCTAATGGCCAGAGACAAGGATAATATCTGTGGTATTGCAAGTGATGCCAGTTACCCAATCATGTGA